The Zingiber officinale cultivar Zhangliang chromosome 9A, Zo_v1.1, whole genome shotgun sequence genome window below encodes:
- the LOC122020552 gene encoding cycloartenol-C-24-methyltransferase 1-like isoform X2: protein MSKSGALDLALGVGGKIKKEDVQSAAQQYENYHASYGGEEELRKSNYSDMVNKYYDLATSFYEFGWGESFHFATRWKGESLRESIKRHEHFLALQLGLKPGMKVLDVGCGIGGPLREIARFSSTSITGLNNNEYQISRGTELNHLAGLTKSCEFVKADFMKMPFSDDTFDAVYAIEATCHAPDVVGCYKEIYRVLKPGQYFAAYEWCMTDHYNPSNESHKKAKAEIELGNGLPDVRTTRQCLDALKLAGFEVIWEKDLASDSPVPWYLPLDTSRFSITSFRLTAFGRFITRTMVKTLEFVRIAPPGSNRVSSFLEKAAEGLVAGGRMEIFTPMYFFLVRKPLSYH from the exons GTATGAAAATTACCATGCCTCTTATGGAGGGGAGGAAGAATTGAGAAAATCAAACTACTCTGATATG GTAAACAAGTATTATGATCTTGCCACTAGCTTCTATGAGTTTGGTTGGGGGGAATCATTTCACTTTGCTACTAG ATGGAAAGGAGAGTCACTGCGCGAAAGCATTAAGAGGCACGAGCACTTCCTTGCGCTGCAATTGGGGTTGAAACCTGGGATGAAG GTCCTGGATGTAGGCTGCGGAATTGGTGGGCCTCTACGTGAGATTGCTAGATTCAG CTCAACATCCATTACAGGGTTAAACAACAACGAGTATCAGATCTCAAGAGGAACG GAGCTCAACCACTTAGCAGGATTAACCAAATCATGCGAATTTGTCAAG GCTGACTTCATGAAAATGCCATTTTCTGATGACACGTTTGATGCAGTCTATGCAATTGAAGCAACTTGCCATGCTCCAGATGTG GTTGGCTGCTACAAGGAGATCTACCGAGTGTTAAAGCCTGGTCAGTACTTTGCCGCATATGAGTGGTGCATGACTGACCATTACAATCCAAGTAATGAAAGCCACAAAAAAGCCAAGGCTGAAATCGAACTTGGTAATGGACTTCCTGATGTTAGAACTACAAGACAATGTCTTGATGCTTTGAAGCTTGCAGGGTTTGAG GTTATATGGGAGAAGGATCTTGCATCCGATTCTCCTGTACCTTGGTATTTGCCTCTGGATACAAGTCGGTTTTCGATAACTAGCTTCCGTTTGACAGCTTTTGGCCGATTTATTACGAGAACTATG GTTAAGACATTGGAATTTGTCAGAATTGCCCCGCCAGGAAGCAACAGAGTTTCATCATTCCTTGAAAAGGCAGCTGAGGGACTTGTGGCAGGAGGAAG GATGGAGATCTTCACGCCAATGTACTTCTTTTTGGTGAGGAAGCCTCTTTCATATCATTGA